A window of the Streptomyces sp. NBC_00454 genome harbors these coding sequences:
- a CDS encoding tellurite resistance/C4-dicarboxylate transporter family protein — MRVCVGARWWAELSPAAGAAVMAAGIISAGLHLIGRGALSLAALAVSAALWLVLAADFTARLVGDRRRFRAEADTPAALTAVAATTVLGARLSLLGWQAVAAALLALAAALWPGLLLAVLRHWGRRMPGAAFLVCVATQGLAVLAGTLAGATGRDWLGRAALAAFCLGLLLYAEALLRFDFREVVSGAGDHWVAGGALSITALAGAGLTASPLWTGRVHTGLRTATLVALGLSLAWYAVLLAAEVFRPRPRYDIRRWSSVFPLGMTATACLSAARPTDVQWLRPLGELLLWVAVGAWVLTLVALIATLIAARRPPTGPPRS; from the coding sequence GTGCGAGTCTGCGTGGGCGCCCGCTGGTGGGCCGAGCTGTCACCGGCCGCCGGGGCCGCCGTCATGGCCGCCGGGATCATTTCGGCCGGCCTGCACCTCATCGGCCGCGGCGCGCTGTCGCTCGCCGCGCTGGCCGTCTCCGCAGCGCTCTGGCTGGTCCTCGCGGCCGACTTCACCGCCCGGCTGGTGGGTGACCGGCGGCGCTTTCGCGCCGAGGCCGACACCCCGGCCGCCCTCACCGCCGTCGCCGCCACGACCGTGCTCGGGGCCCGGCTCTCCCTCCTCGGATGGCAGGCCGTGGCCGCGGCCCTGCTGGCCCTGGCGGCGGCGCTCTGGCCGGGGCTGCTCCTCGCCGTCCTGCGGCACTGGGGGCGACGGATGCCCGGGGCGGCGTTCCTCGTCTGCGTGGCCACCCAGGGGCTCGCCGTCCTCGCGGGCACCCTGGCCGGAGCCACCGGCCGCGACTGGCTCGGCCGGGCGGCGCTGGCCGCCTTCTGCCTGGGGCTCCTGCTCTACGCGGAGGCACTGCTGCGCTTCGACTTCCGCGAGGTGGTGTCCGGCGCGGGCGACCACTGGGTGGCCGGCGGAGCCCTGTCCATCACCGCACTCGCCGGAGCCGGGCTCACCGCGTCACCCCTGTGGACGGGCCGGGTGCACACGGGGCTGCGTACCGCGACCCTGGTGGCGCTCGGCCTCTCCCTGGCCTGGTACGCCGTACTCCTCGCCGCAGAGGTGTTCCGGCCGCGCCCGCGCTACGACATCCGGCGCTGGTCGAGCGTCTTCCCGCTCGGCATGACCGCGACGGCCTGCCTCTCCGCGGCGCGACCGACCGACGTGCAATGGCTGCGCCCGCTGGGCGAGTTGCTGCTCTGGGTCGCGGTGGGCGCGTGGGTGCTGACCCTCGTGGCCCTGATCGCGACCCTGATCGCGGCGCGCCGCCCGCCGACGGGACCACCGCGCTCCTGA
- a CDS encoding YoaK family protein produces the protein MSSTARRGILRPLADALFPPGPDGERPYGVLPPLLIVLTFVSGVVDAVSYLGLGHVFVANMTGNVVFLGFALAGDRSLSAPDSLLALGAFLTGALAAGRLRRTTGAAGMFAPLVAVQAVLVGGALAVTVAGGGAPPVIALLALGMGLQNAVVHRLAVPDLTTTVVTRALTGLAADPWGPAPLRRLVTVAVLLLGALAGGLLVLRHGAQWALTLAVGLLVWVVLALGWDGRGRRP, from the coding sequence ATGAGCTCCACCGCACGGCGCGGGATCCTGCGGCCGCTGGCCGATGCGCTGTTCCCTCCGGGACCGGACGGGGAGCGCCCGTACGGGGTGCTGCCGCCGCTGCTGATCGTCCTCACCTTCGTCAGCGGGGTCGTGGACGCGGTGAGTTATCTGGGGCTCGGCCATGTCTTCGTCGCCAATATGACGGGCAACGTCGTCTTCCTCGGCTTCGCGCTCGCCGGGGACCGGTCCCTGTCCGCCCCCGACTCCCTGCTGGCCCTCGGCGCGTTCCTGACCGGGGCGCTGGCCGCCGGCCGGCTGCGACGGACCACCGGGGCGGCCGGGATGTTCGCTCCGCTGGTGGCGGTCCAGGCCGTCCTGGTGGGCGGGGCGCTCGCGGTGACGGTGGCCGGCGGCGGCGCCCCGCCCGTCATCGCCCTGCTCGCGCTCGGCATGGGCCTGCAGAACGCCGTGGTGCACCGGCTGGCCGTGCCCGATCTGACCACCACAGTCGTGACGCGGGCCCTGACCGGGCTGGCGGCCGACCCCTGGGGACCCGCGCCGCTACGCCGCCTCGTGACGGTCGCCGTGCTGCTGCTCGGAGCCCTCGCCGGAGGCCTGCTGGTGCTGCGCCACGGAGCGCAGTGGGCGCTGACCCTGGCCGTGGGCCTGCTGGTCTGGGTGGTCCTGGCCCTGGGATGGGACGGCCGCGGGCGGCGCCCGTAG
- a CDS encoding VOC family protein: protein MAYTFQVTVDSATPHALADWWAEALGWEVEPSDEEFIRGLIAAGHASEEDTTTHRGVLVWKAGQGIRHPEGLERAPRVLFQLIEEPKTVKNRVHLDVRTGEDDPEAVVERLIAKGAKHLHDGRQGPFAWTTLSDPEGNELCVSH, encoded by the coding sequence ATGGCCTACACGTTTCAGGTGACCGTCGACTCCGCTACCCCGCACGCCCTCGCCGACTGGTGGGCCGAGGCCCTGGGATGGGAAGTCGAGCCCAGCGACGAGGAGTTCATCCGGGGCCTGATCGCCGCCGGGCACGCGAGCGAGGAGGACACCACCACCCATCGGGGCGTCCTCGTATGGAAGGCGGGCCAGGGGATCCGCCACCCCGAGGGCCTGGAACGGGCGCCCCGCGTCCTCTTCCAGCTGATCGAGGAGCCCAAGACCGTCAAGAACCGGGTCCACCTCGACGTCCGCACCGGCGAGGACGACCCCGAGGCCGTGGTCGAACGGCTCATCGCCAAGGGGGCCAAGCACCTGCACGACGGCCGCCAGGGCCCCTTCGCCTGGACCACCCTCTCCGACCCCGAGGGCAACGAGCTCTGCGTCTCCCACTGA
- a CDS encoding epimerase has protein sequence MNVILFGATGMIGRGVLRECLRDDSVESVLAIGRTPLTVTHPKLRELVRADPTDLSDSGLSDAGLSDAGIDLASYDACFFCLGISSFRMKEDEYRRITHDLTLAAARPLAAANPRLTFAYVSGEGTDSTESGRSMWARVKGRTENDLLKLDFEAYMFRPGIVQPDRGVPSKTPLYRAAYAVTAPLFPVLRRFAPDLVTTTRALGRAMINVAAAAPGDAGTQRILRPRDINRLGGDAPDQR, from the coding sequence GTGAACGTCATCCTCTTCGGCGCGACCGGAATGATCGGCCGGGGTGTGCTGCGCGAATGCCTGCGGGACGACTCCGTGGAAAGCGTCCTGGCCATCGGCCGCACCCCCCTCACCGTCACCCACCCCAAGCTGCGCGAGCTCGTCCGGGCGGACCCGACCGACCTGTCGGACAGTGGCCTGTCGGATGCCGGGCTGTCGGATGCCGGCATCGACCTGGCCTCGTACGACGCGTGCTTCTTCTGCCTCGGGATCTCCTCCTTCCGCATGAAGGAGGACGAGTACCGGCGGATCACCCACGATCTGACGCTCGCGGCCGCCCGCCCCCTCGCCGCCGCCAACCCCCGGCTCACCTTCGCCTACGTCTCCGGCGAGGGCACCGACAGCACCGAGAGCGGCCGCTCCATGTGGGCCCGGGTCAAGGGCAGGACCGAGAACGACCTGCTGAAACTCGACTTCGAGGCCTACATGTTCCGCCCCGGGATCGTGCAGCCCGACCGCGGCGTGCCCTCCAAGACCCCGCTCTACCGTGCCGCGTACGCCGTCACCGCGCCCCTCTTCCCGGTGCTGCGGCGCTTCGCACCCGACCTGGTCACCACCACCCGGGCGCTGGGGCGCGCCATGATCAACGTGGCGGCGGCCGCGCCGGGGGACGCGGGCACCCAGCGCATCCTGCGGCCCCGGGACATCAACCGGCTCGGCGGGGATGCCCCGGACCAGCGGTAA
- a CDS encoding RNA ligase, with protein MSQDRLTLHDLMPTQALTEAIDAGYVLRKTHPELPLSLYTYTRTAQYERVWNEVTTRCRGLVADDVTGAVVALPLPKFFNVGEHEAGQPYAPALPDEPFEVYDKVDGSLGVVFHYAGQWRAASRGSFTSTQAVWAQRRLDRRDTSGLVPGTTYLAEILYPQNRIVVDYGDRRDLVLLAAYAAAGAEVPLAEAAAHWEGIGSVVTVWPAMPLDELLALTASNTLPDGGNATGTDAEGFVLRFASGVRAKAKIAEYVRLHKVLTGVTERDIWREHGIQRFAGLPVKQVAQGLNCTVAEIEASGGKPLDALLEQVPDEFDHWVRSVIERLEEEAGARERAIDEAYASLAHLAGDRGAFARATQGIRDGAIRGALFQRLDGRTTELVTWRQVRPETADPFTNDEEN; from the coding sequence ATGAGCCAGGACCGCCTGACTCTGCACGACCTGATGCCCACACAGGCGCTGACCGAGGCCATCGACGCCGGATACGTGCTGCGCAAAACGCACCCCGAGCTGCCGCTGTCGCTCTACACCTACACCCGGACCGCCCAGTACGAGCGGGTCTGGAACGAGGTCACCACGCGCTGTCGCGGTCTCGTCGCCGACGACGTCACCGGCGCGGTCGTCGCGCTGCCGCTGCCCAAGTTCTTCAACGTGGGCGAGCACGAGGCAGGGCAGCCGTACGCGCCCGCCCTGCCGGACGAGCCGTTCGAGGTGTACGACAAGGTCGACGGCAGTCTCGGCGTGGTCTTCCACTACGCGGGCCAGTGGCGGGCCGCGTCCAGGGGTTCCTTCACCAGCACCCAGGCCGTCTGGGCACAGCGCCGCCTCGACCGGCGCGACACCTCCGGCCTGGTGCCGGGGACCACGTACCTCGCCGAGATCCTGTACCCGCAGAACCGGATCGTCGTGGACTACGGCGACCGCCGCGACCTCGTGCTGCTCGCAGCGTACGCAGCGGCCGGCGCCGAGGTGCCGCTCGCCGAGGCCGCCGCACACTGGGAGGGGATCGGCTCCGTCGTCACCGTGTGGCCCGCCATGCCGCTCGACGAACTGCTCGCGCTGACCGCCTCCAACACCCTGCCGGACGGCGGGAACGCGACCGGTACCGACGCCGAGGGCTTCGTGCTGCGCTTCGCCTCGGGCGTCCGCGCCAAGGCCAAGATCGCCGAGTACGTACGGCTCCACAAGGTGCTCACCGGGGTGACCGAGCGGGACATCTGGCGGGAACACGGCATCCAGCGGTTCGCCGGACTGCCCGTCAAGCAGGTGGCCCAGGGGCTGAACTGCACCGTCGCCGAGATCGAGGCCTCGGGCGGCAAGCCGCTCGACGCGCTGCTGGAGCAGGTGCCGGACGAGTTCGACCACTGGGTGCGCTCGGTGATCGAACGCCTTGAGGAGGAGGCCGGGGCGCGCGAGCGCGCCATCGACGAGGCGTACGCCTCGCTCGCCCACCTGGCCGGCGACCGGGGCGCGTTCGCGCGCGCCACCCAGGGGATCCGCGACGGCGCGATCCGCGGCGCGCTGTTCCAGCGCCTGGACGGCAGGACGACCGAACTGGTCACCTGGCGTCAGGTGCGGCCCGAGACCGCCGACCCCTTCACGAACGACGAGGAGAACTGA
- a CDS encoding AAA family ATPase, translating into MSAAPETKSESETKSESETKSEIEIEAVAEAVAVSESEAPTPALPVVHVMTGLPASGKTTAARALQERSGGRMRRVNLDDLRSMLDVPDPGRERSYKHEQTVLDIQDAAVGAAVEGGFDVVVDNTHLTSHIPKRLKAAVAGRATFVVHDFTDVPLEECLRRDAARERQVGEEIIRILADKHAKARRGGWRLTAEWLNDQPDVTPYVADPALPTAVMCDIDGTLALTGDRNPYDFSRCGIDALNVPVRDALDSFRRADGDVIVLLSGRGEEHREPTEAWLREHEVPYDELWMRPAGDTRRDDIVKAELFNEHVRGRYAIRVSLDDRDRVVAIWRRMGLATWQVNYGDF; encoded by the coding sequence GTGTCCGCAGCACCCGAGACCAAGTCCGAGTCCGAGACCAAGTCCGAGTCCGAGACCAAGTCCGAGATCGAGATCGAGGCCGTGGCTGAGGCCGTAGCCGTGTCCGAGTCCGAGGCCCCGACCCCCGCACTGCCGGTGGTGCACGTCATGACGGGGCTGCCGGCCTCCGGCAAGACCACCGCCGCGCGCGCCCTCCAGGAGCGGTCCGGCGGCCGGATGCGCCGCGTCAACCTCGACGACCTGCGCAGCATGCTCGACGTGCCGGACCCGGGGCGCGAGCGCTCGTACAAGCACGAGCAGACGGTGCTGGACATCCAGGACGCGGCCGTCGGCGCGGCCGTCGAGGGCGGCTTCGACGTGGTCGTCGACAACACGCACCTGACCTCGCACATCCCCAAGCGGCTGAAGGCGGCCGTGGCGGGACGGGCCACCTTCGTCGTGCACGATTTCACCGACGTGCCCCTGGAGGAGTGCCTGCGCCGCGACGCCGCGCGGGAGCGCCAGGTGGGCGAGGAGATCATCCGGATACTCGCCGACAAGCACGCGAAGGCCCGCAGGGGCGGCTGGCGGCTCACCGCGGAGTGGCTGAACGACCAGCCGGATGTGACCCCGTACGTGGCCGACCCGGCACTGCCCACGGCGGTGATGTGCGACATCGACGGCACGCTCGCGCTGACCGGAGACCGCAACCCGTACGATTTCTCGCGCTGCGGCATCGACGCGCTGAACGTGCCGGTGCGCGACGCCCTCGACTCCTTCCGGCGCGCCGACGGCGACGTCATCGTGCTGCTGTCCGGCCGGGGCGAGGAGCACCGGGAGCCGACCGAGGCCTGGCTCCGGGAGCACGAAGTCCCGTACGACGAACTGTGGATGCGCCCGGCCGGGGACACGCGCCGCGACGACATCGTGAAGGCGGAGCTCTTCAACGAGCACGTACGCGGCCGGTACGCCATCAGGGTCTCCCTGGACGACCGCGACCGGGTGGTGGCGATCTGGCGCCGCATGGGGCTGGCGACCTGGCAGGTCAACTACGGCGATTTCTAG
- a CDS encoding NTP pyrophosphohydrolase: protein MTVLIVDGANVVGSVPDGWWRDRRGAAERLRDLLAGRDEGEEIVLVVEGAARGVESVPGVRVDPAPGSGDDRIVELARACAERGGCVVVTADRELRERVRAHGARCVGPRAVRPDAQGA from the coding sequence GTGACCGTGTTGATCGTGGATGGTGCGAACGTCGTCGGGTCCGTGCCGGACGGCTGGTGGCGTGACCGGCGCGGCGCCGCCGAGCGGCTGCGCGACCTGCTGGCCGGGCGGGACGAGGGGGAGGAGATCGTCCTCGTCGTCGAAGGCGCCGCCCGCGGCGTCGAGTCCGTTCCCGGAGTACGGGTGGACCCGGCGCCCGGGAGCGGCGACGACCGGATCGTGGAGCTGGCCCGGGCCTGCGCGGAGCGCGGCGGGTGCGTGGTGGTGACGGCGGACCGGGAACTGCGCGAGCGGGTACGGGCGCACGGCGCGCGGTGCGTGGGACCGCGGGCCGTGCGCCCGGACGCGCAGGGGGCGTAG
- a CDS encoding sensor histidine kinase, with product MQLSALSAHPVATRLRAARSVVGEIVWAVGSLWISSDMLRNWPDPEGYWRDTDPLAYALLAAVYLPFVLRRRFPVAVLVSTMLCVGTYFTLGYYHVPAVCGVLLALYTVASQRPRPVSLRCAAASLVVLLWGTRLAEPGIGPLSVGFVTVTTTVCWVAGDGSRRLRELTRQLRLEQEEKARRAVALERIQIARELHDVIAHHVSVISVQTGLAGYVFSSDPDTARRALDTIGASAREALAEMRRMLVVLREDGTAPAEDATPEVAGLGRLEELVRRVGAAGVPVDVTITGTAYALPPGIDLCAYRVVQEALTNVLKHAPAARTTVRVDYAEDEVRVRVKDDGRGDGHGRARGDGPSAGRGSGQGLIGMRERAMIYHGTVTAEPAPGGGFEVSLCVPVPRTGHAG from the coding sequence GTGCAGTTGTCCGCGCTGTCAGCGCATCCGGTGGCGACCCGGCTCCGCGCCGCGCGGTCGGTCGTCGGCGAGATCGTGTGGGCCGTCGGCTCGCTCTGGATCTCGTCGGACATGCTCCGGAACTGGCCGGATCCCGAGGGCTATTGGCGCGACACCGACCCGCTCGCCTACGCCCTGCTCGCCGCCGTCTACCTGCCGTTCGTACTGCGCCGCCGCTTCCCCGTGGCCGTACTGGTGAGCACCATGCTCTGCGTCGGCACCTACTTCACCCTCGGCTACTACCACGTGCCCGCCGTCTGCGGGGTGCTCCTCGCCCTCTACACCGTCGCCTCCCAGCGCCCCCGCCCGGTCTCCCTGCGCTGCGCCGCCGCCTCGCTCGTGGTCCTGCTCTGGGGCACCCGGCTGGCCGAACCCGGCATCGGCCCCCTCAGTGTCGGCTTCGTGACCGTCACCACCACCGTCTGCTGGGTCGCGGGCGACGGCTCCCGGCGGCTGCGCGAGCTGACCCGTCAGCTCCGCCTCGAGCAGGAGGAGAAGGCCCGCAGGGCCGTCGCCCTGGAGCGCATCCAGATCGCCCGCGAACTGCACGACGTCATCGCGCACCACGTCTCGGTGATCTCCGTACAGACCGGGCTCGCCGGGTACGTGTTCTCCTCCGACCCCGATACCGCCCGCCGGGCCCTGGACACCATCGGCGCGAGCGCCCGCGAGGCCCTGGCCGAGATGCGCCGGATGCTGGTCGTGCTCCGCGAGGACGGGACGGCCCCGGCCGAGGACGCGACCCCGGAGGTCGCCGGACTCGGCCGCCTCGAAGAACTCGTCCGCCGGGTCGGCGCCGCGGGAGTCCCCGTGGACGTCACGATCACGGGGACGGCGTACGCCCTGCCGCCCGGGATCGACCTCTGCGCGTACCGCGTGGTCCAGGAAGCCCTGACGAACGTCCTCAAGCACGCCCCGGCCGCACGCACCACCGTCCGCGTGGACTACGCCGAGGACGAGGTCCGGGTACGGGTCAAGGACGACGGCCGCGGGGACGGACACGGCCGTGCGCGGGGGGACGGACCCTCCGCCGGGCGCGGCAGCGGGCAGGGGCTGATCGGCATGCGCGAGCGGGCGATGATCTACCACGGCACGGTGACCGCCGAGCCCGCCCCCGGGGGCGGCTTCGAGGTCAGCCTGTGCGTCCCCGTGCCCCGGACGGGCCATGCCGGCTGA
- a CDS encoding response regulator, with protein sequence MPADRESEREGESVLRVLVVDDQFLIRSGLTALLTAAPGYEVVGEAEDGEAAVRLAAETRPDVILMDIRMPGIDGITATERILAACAAEPGPRPKVLMLTTFDSDEYVFRALRVGAGGFLFKDTPPDRLLAAINTVHAGEMLFSPGALRGLVDTYAAPAAARTPRPGLDTLTPREREILGLVGAGLSNTEIAAGLVLSAATVKTHVHRCMSKLGLSSRAQAVVVAYEFGLATGLG encoded by the coding sequence ATGCCGGCTGACCGGGAATCCGAGAGAGAAGGAGAGAGCGTGCTGCGCGTGCTCGTCGTCGACGACCAGTTCCTCATCCGGTCCGGCCTGACCGCGCTGCTCACCGCCGCGCCCGGTTACGAGGTCGTCGGCGAGGCCGAGGACGGCGAAGCGGCGGTGCGGCTCGCCGCCGAGACCCGCCCCGACGTGATCCTCATGGACATCCGGATGCCCGGGATCGACGGGATCACCGCCACCGAACGCATCCTGGCGGCCTGCGCCGCCGAGCCCGGCCCGCGCCCGAAGGTGCTCATGCTGACCACCTTCGACTCCGACGAGTACGTCTTCCGGGCTCTGCGCGTCGGGGCCGGGGGCTTCCTCTTCAAGGACACCCCGCCCGACCGGCTGCTCGCCGCCATCAACACCGTGCACGCCGGCGAGATGCTGTTCAGCCCCGGGGCTCTGCGCGGGCTCGTGGACACGTACGCCGCTCCGGCCGCCGCCCGCACCCCGCGTCCCGGCCTGGACACCCTGACCCCGCGGGAGCGCGAGATCCTCGGCCTGGTCGGGGCCGGACTGTCCAACACCGAGATCGCCGCAGGCCTCGTACTCAGCGCCGCCACCGTCAAGACCCACGTGCACCGATGCATGAGCAAGCTGGGCCTCTCCAGCCGGGCGCAGGCCGTGGTGGTGGCCTACGAGTTCGGCCTCGCCACCGGCCTCGGCTGA
- a CDS encoding YbjQ family protein, which yields MGIEDYGGGPGAQQTGVLVVTTNDVPGYRVEQVIGEVFGLTVRSRHLGSQIGAGLKSMIGGELKGLTKTLVETRNQAMDRLIEQAKARGANAVLMMRFDVTDAADVGTEVCAYGTAVVLVPAGT from the coding sequence ATGGGTATCGAAGACTACGGCGGCGGCCCCGGCGCACAGCAGACCGGCGTGCTGGTCGTGACGACCAACGACGTCCCCGGCTACCGGGTCGAGCAGGTGATCGGCGAGGTCTTCGGCCTCACCGTGCGCTCCCGCCACCTGGGCAGCCAGATCGGCGCGGGCCTGAAGTCGATGATCGGCGGCGAGCTGAAAGGCCTCACCAAGACCCTGGTGGAGACCCGCAACCAGGCCATGGACCGGCTCATCGAGCAGGCGAAGGCACGCGGCGCGAACGCCGTGCTGATGATGCGCTTCGACGTGACCGACGCCGCCGATGTGGGCACCGAGGTGTGCGCGTACGGCACGGCCGTCGTGCTGGTGCCCGCGGGCACCTAG
- a CDS encoding DMT family transporter, whose amino-acid sequence MALVGSSVTVSRSLVDAPLFGVQAVRYTAAALLLLALARFARVRILLPRGREWLWLAGIAATGLVLFNVAVVRGVAHAEPAVIAVAVASVPILLGVIGPLLEGRRPSRRVLLAAPVVVAGAVLVEGTGRTDAAGVGWAALALGCEAGFTLLAVPVLRRHGAWGVSLHAVWMGAVMLAVLTVCVEGPGELVSVTPRQWAAVGYLAVMVTAVAFLLWYRTVAAVGSGRAGLLTGIAPLAAAGAGAATGSGVPGTAVWLGLAVVIAGLAAGLRPERTGTPRTDGPPHGRADAASSPADSPADSLVPARGTHAP is encoded by the coding sequence ATGGCGCTCGTCGGCAGCAGCGTCACCGTCTCCCGGTCCCTGGTCGACGCCCCGCTCTTCGGCGTACAGGCCGTCCGCTACACGGCGGCCGCGCTGCTCCTGCTCGCCCTGGCCCGGTTCGCCCGGGTGCGGATCCTGCTGCCGCGCGGCCGGGAGTGGCTGTGGCTGGCGGGGATCGCCGCGACCGGGCTGGTGCTGTTCAACGTGGCGGTCGTACGGGGCGTCGCGCACGCGGAGCCTGCCGTGATCGCCGTGGCCGTGGCCTCCGTGCCGATCCTGCTCGGGGTGATCGGCCCGCTGCTGGAGGGCCGCAGGCCCAGCCGCCGAGTGCTCCTGGCGGCGCCGGTGGTCGTGGCCGGGGCGGTGCTGGTGGAGGGGACGGGGCGGACCGACGCGGCCGGGGTGGGCTGGGCGGCGCTCGCGCTCGGCTGCGAGGCCGGTTTCACCCTGCTCGCAGTGCCGGTGCTGCGGCGCCACGGCGCCTGGGGGGTATCGCTCCACGCGGTGTGGATGGGGGCGGTGATGCTGGCGGTGCTCACGGTGTGCGTCGAAGGGCCCGGGGAGCTGGTGTCGGTGACCCCGCGTCAGTGGGCGGCCGTCGGGTACCTCGCCGTCATGGTGACGGCGGTGGCCTTCCTCCTCTGGTACCGCACGGTGGCCGCGGTGGGCTCGGGCCGGGCCGGGCTGCTGACCGGGATCGCCCCGCTCGCCGCGGCCGGAGCGGGAGCCGCCACCGGCAGCGGGGTACCGGGCACGGCGGTGTGGCTGGGCCTGGCCGTGGTGATCGCCGGGCTGGCGGCGGGACTCCGGCCGGAGCGGACCGGAACCCCCCGGACGGACGGTCCGCCGCACGGCCGGGCCGACGCGGCGAGCTCCCCGGCGGACTCCCCCGCCGACTCCCTGGTGCCGGCCCGCGGCACGCATGCCCCGTAA
- a CDS encoding PLP-dependent aminotransferase family protein has translation MGRSKENAPEGSKAEAGSDFLQLDIGRAPAGGRTDWLADRLRAAIADGRLPVGSRLPATRILAAELRVSRGLVTEAYQRLAETGQVDGRGRAGTVVVAAPPPVGPPAPPPARGGLVDALRAVPCRIDLSPGVPDLASFPRTAWLQAERRVLDGLTPADFGYGNPQGTPALREAIVGWLALNRGIRADPGEVVVVAGVAQALGLLAQVLHAQGVRRVAVEDPGSLGARQQLEHGGMELLPVPVDEGGIDTAALAAGPAQAVVLTPAHQFPTGVVLDGERRRRLLGWAAAGGIVIEDDYDAEHRYDRAPVPALRAMLPEAVCYAGSVSKLLAPALRLGWLLVPPRHLDAVIEAKRYADLGNPVLAQLVLARLMESGELERHLRFVRRRHRARRDAMLRAIAAELPGARVHGAAAGLHLMVTFDGADFDDTALAASALALGAKAHPLSWHRMTPGPPGLILGYAAGTTGEIEEGVATFGAALRGLRP, from the coding sequence ATGGGCAGGTCCAAAGAGAACGCACCCGAGGGGTCCAAAGCCGAGGCCGGCTCGGACTTCCTCCAGCTCGACATCGGCCGCGCCCCCGCGGGCGGCCGCACCGACTGGCTCGCCGACCGGCTGCGCGCCGCCATTGCCGACGGCCGGCTTCCAGTCGGCAGCAGACTGCCGGCCACCCGGATCCTCGCCGCCGAGCTCAGGGTCTCCCGGGGCCTGGTCACCGAGGCGTACCAGCGGCTGGCGGAGACCGGGCAGGTGGACGGCCGGGGCCGGGCCGGCACCGTCGTCGTCGCCGCGCCGCCGCCCGTGGGCCCGCCCGCGCCGCCCCCGGCGCGCGGCGGGCTGGTCGACGCCCTGCGCGCCGTACCGTGCCGGATCGACCTCTCGCCCGGGGTGCCCGACCTGGCCTCGTTCCCGCGCACCGCCTGGCTCCAGGCCGAACGCCGGGTCCTCGACGGACTCACCCCCGCCGACTTCGGCTACGGCAACCCGCAGGGCACGCCCGCGCTGCGCGAGGCGATCGTCGGCTGGCTCGCCCTGAACCGGGGGATCCGCGCCGACCCCGGCGAGGTGGTCGTCGTGGCCGGGGTCGCGCAGGCGCTCGGACTGCTGGCCCAGGTGCTGCACGCGCAGGGCGTGCGACGCGTGGCGGTCGAGGACCCCGGCTCCCTCGGGGCCCGCCAGCAACTGGAACACGGCGGGATGGAGCTCCTGCCCGTACCTGTGGACGAGGGCGGCATCGACACCGCGGCCCTGGCGGCCGGACCGGCCCAGGCGGTGGTCCTGACCCCGGCGCACCAGTTCCCGACCGGGGTCGTGCTCGACGGGGAGCGGCGCCGCCGGCTCCTCGGCTGGGCGGCCGCCGGAGGCATCGTCATCGAGGACGACTACGACGCGGAACACCGCTACGACCGCGCCCCCGTACCCGCGCTGCGCGCCATGCTGCCCGAGGCCGTCTGCTACGCGGGGAGCGTCTCCAAACTCCTGGCCCCCGCCCTGCGGCTGGGCTGGTTGCTGGTCCCGCCGCGCCACCTGGACGCGGTGATCGAAGCCAAGCGCTACGCGGATCTCGGCAACCCGGTCCTCGCCCAGCTGGTGCTCGCCCGGCTGATGGAATCGGGGGAGCTGGAACGCCACCTGCGCTTCGTGCGGCGCCGCCACCGGGCCCGCCGCGACGCGATGCTGCGGGCGATCGCCGCCGAGCTGCCGGGCGCGCGGGTGCACGGAGCCGCCGCCGGGCTGCACCTGATGGTCACCTTCGACGGAGCGGACTTCGACGACACCGCCCTGGCCGCGTCGGCCCTCGCCCTCGGCGCCAAGGCCCACCCCCTGTCCTGGCACCGGATGACCCCGGGGCCTCCGGGGCTGATCCTCGGCTACGCGGCGGGGACGACGGGGGAGATCGAGGAGGGGGTGGCCACCTTCGGCGCGGCGCTGCGGGGGCTGCGCCCCTGA
- a CDS encoding LAETG motif-containing sortase-dependent surface protein: protein MKNLKRTPLDIRRAAAVTVAAAGMALALAGPAVAAQGASATPSAAPAPATVAPSASAKPSSAPSAPSASPTPQPSVSLPPGSTPTVTPSRGPVSSPSAAPSAAPAAPGAPELAHTGSSATTAALGAGAAVLIAAGAGTLYTLRRRTNG, encoded by the coding sequence GTGAAGAACCTGAAGCGCACCCCGCTGGACATCCGCAGGGCCGCGGCCGTCACCGTCGCGGCCGCCGGGATGGCCCTCGCGCTGGCCGGGCCGGCCGTCGCCGCGCAGGGGGCGTCCGCGACGCCCAGCGCCGCGCCCGCCCCGGCGACGGTCGCGCCGAGCGCGAGCGCCAAGCCGAGCTCGGCCCCTTCCGCCCCCTCCGCCAGCCCGACCCCGCAGCCTTCGGTGAGCCTGCCCCCGGGCTCGACGCCGACCGTGACCCCGAGCAGGGGTCCCGTCTCCTCCCCGAGCGCGGCCCCCAGCGCGGCCCCGGCCGCGCCCGGTGCGCCCGAGCTCGCGCATACTGGCTCCTCCGCCACCACGGCCGCACTCGGTGCCGGGGCCGCCGTGCTGATCGCCGCCGGGGCCGGGACCCTGTACACCCTGCGGCGCCGCACCAACGGCTGA